The Kroppenstedtia pulmonis genome has a segment encoding these proteins:
- the mnmG gene encoding tRNA uridine-5-carboxymethylaminomethyl(34) synthesis enzyme MnmG, which produces MPQSGEKYDVIVIGAGHAGCEAALAAARMGCSTLLLTLSLDTIAYMPCNPSIGGPAKGHVVREVDALGGEMARIIDKTHIQMRMLNTGKGPAVYALRAQADKVLYQQEMKKALEDESNLVLHQNMVERLMVEDGVCKGVVTRTGAHYYGETVVLTTGTYLRGKVIIGDLSYESGPNNQQPAVQLAHHLHELGFETVRFKTGTPPRVNKKTIDTDKMEIQPGDDELRAFSYETTDYIMDQLPCWLTYTNERTHEYIRENLHRAPMYSGQIEGQGPRYCPSIEDKIVRFADKNRHQIFLEPEGRDTLEMYVQGLSTSLPEEIQQPLLRTIDGLEKAEMMRTGYAIEYDAIVPTQLWPSLETKRVANLFTAGQINGTSGYEEAAAQGIMAGINAARKVQGKGSVILDRSQAYIGVLIDDLVTKGTSEPYRLLTSRAEYRLLLRHDNADLRLTELGYEVGLISEDRIVRFRKKKKEIEQEIERLRQSKVKPTPTLQAMLQELGSSELDNAVELSKLIKRPEIRYEHIKQISPPQEPVASDVAEQVEIQLKYEGYIKKSLQQVEKMKKMNSKRIPPWVDYDQVMGISSEAREKLKQVRPLSLGQASRISGVNPSDISILLVYIEQGGKSRSHMG; this is translated from the coding sequence ATGCCACAATCGGGTGAAAAATATGATGTCATTGTGATTGGTGCCGGACATGCCGGATGTGAGGCGGCATTGGCCGCTGCTCGGATGGGCTGTTCCACCCTGCTATTGACACTCAGCTTGGATACGATTGCCTATATGCCCTGTAATCCATCGATTGGAGGTCCGGCAAAAGGTCATGTGGTAAGGGAAGTGGATGCCCTTGGTGGAGAGATGGCACGCATTATTGACAAGACGCACATCCAGATGCGTATGTTGAACACGGGTAAAGGACCCGCCGTGTATGCGCTGCGGGCACAAGCAGATAAAGTGTTGTATCAGCAGGAAATGAAAAAGGCACTTGAGGATGAATCGAACCTGGTGCTTCATCAAAATATGGTGGAGCGGCTCATGGTGGAGGATGGCGTTTGCAAAGGAGTGGTGACCCGAACCGGTGCCCATTACTACGGAGAGACGGTGGTATTAACCACAGGTACCTATTTGCGCGGGAAAGTGATTATCGGGGATCTGTCTTATGAAAGTGGACCCAATAATCAGCAACCGGCGGTTCAATTGGCTCATCACCTTCATGAATTGGGATTTGAAACGGTTCGGTTCAAAACAGGAACCCCGCCACGGGTGAACAAAAAGACGATTGATACAGACAAAATGGAGATCCAGCCCGGTGATGATGAGCTCCGTGCTTTTTCCTATGAAACAACGGATTATATCATGGATCAGCTTCCTTGTTGGTTGACTTACACCAATGAACGAACCCACGAATATATTCGGGAGAATTTGCACCGTGCACCGATGTATTCCGGGCAGATTGAGGGACAGGGACCCCGTTATTGTCCTTCCATCGAGGACAAAATCGTTCGTTTTGCTGACAAAAACCGGCACCAGATCTTTTTGGAACCAGAGGGAAGGGATACCTTGGAGATGTATGTACAAGGTTTGTCCACCAGCCTGCCGGAGGAAATTCAGCAACCTTTACTCCGTACCATTGATGGGTTAGAAAAGGCAGAAATGATGCGGACGGGTTATGCCATCGAGTACGATGCTATTGTTCCGACGCAGTTGTGGCCCAGCCTGGAGACCAAAAGAGTGGCCAACTTATTCACAGCTGGTCAAATCAACGGAACATCCGGATATGAAGAGGCAGCGGCTCAGGGAATTATGGCGGGGATCAATGCTGCTCGTAAGGTCCAAGGGAAGGGTTCGGTCATTTTGGATCGGTCACAGGCGTATATTGGGGTTCTGATCGATGACTTGGTAACCAAAGGAACCAGTGAACCGTATCGTCTTTTGACTTCACGGGCGGAGTATCGGTTGTTGTTGCGACATGACAATGCTGATCTGCGCCTGACAGAACTGGGATATGAAGTGGGGCTGATTTCCGAGGATCGGATTGTGAGGTTTCGGAAGAAAAAGAAGGAGATCGAACAGGAAATAGAACGGTTGCGACAAAGCAAGGTGAAGCCGACGCCAACATTGCAGGCCATGTTACAGGAGCTAGGCTCCAGTGAGTTGGATAATGCAGTGGAACTGTCTAAATTGATCAAGCGCCCGGAGATCCGTTATGAACATATTAAACAGATTTCCCCTCCCCAGGAGCCTGTAGCTTCGGATGTGGCGGAACAAGTGGAGATTCAGCTGAAATATGAGGGGTATATCAAAAAGTCTTTGCAACAAGTAGAGAAGATGAAAAAAATGAATAGTAAGCGGATTCCACCTTGGGTGGACTATGATCAGGTGATGGGAATCTCTTCAGAAGCACGTGAAAAACTGAAACAAGTTCGTCCTCTGTCTCTGGGACAGGCTTCTCGTATTTCCGGGGTGAATCCCTCTGACATCTCCATTCTGCTGGTTTATATTGAACAAGGTGGGAAGAGTCGTTCCCATATGGGTTAA
- the mnmE gene encoding tRNA uridine-5-carboxymethylaminomethyl(34) synthesis GTPase MnmE, translated as METDTIAAISTTVGEAGIAVIRVSGRESISIVDSLYKGKKSLLQAETHTVHYGHVLHPETALPIDEVLVTVMRAPRTFTREDVVEISCHGGVIPVQEVLEAVLYAGARLAEPGEFTKRAFLNGRIDLSQAEAVIDIIRSKTDKAARMAAAQAEGRLSQLIRRLRQDILETLAHLAVNVDYPEYDAEQMTAELMQDRLQKVETEIDALLRTARQGKIYREGIATVIVGRPNVGKSSLLNALAQENKAIVTDIPGTTRDVIEEYVNVRGIPLRLVDTAGIRETEDLVEQIGVKRSHQALSEADLVLLLLNFAEPLAEEDRKLLKVAKEHTSVVVVNKTDLSQALDMETVKSLAGNLPLIHTSLKEESGLDQLEETILGLFMEGKAAAADATYVTNTRHIHLLKKAKDHVRDTLTGIESGMPLDMAEIDLKEAWQSLGEIIGDAVAEDLIDQIFSQFCLGK; from the coding sequence ATGGAGACAGATACGATTGCGGCGATCTCCACGACGGTTGGAGAGGCAGGAATTGCGGTTATACGGGTAAGCGGCAGGGAATCGATTTCGATTGTTGATTCATTATATAAAGGGAAAAAATCTCTTTTACAAGCAGAGACCCATACCGTTCATTATGGTCATGTTCTTCACCCGGAGACGGCGCTTCCCATTGATGAGGTGTTGGTGACGGTGATGCGGGCGCCCCGAACCTTTACCAGGGAGGATGTAGTGGAGATCAGTTGTCACGGGGGAGTTATTCCAGTGCAAGAAGTGCTGGAGGCGGTACTGTATGCCGGAGCCCGTTTGGCGGAACCCGGTGAATTTACCAAGCGTGCTTTTTTAAATGGCCGTATTGATTTGTCTCAAGCAGAAGCCGTCATTGACATCATTCGTTCCAAAACGGATAAGGCAGCCCGGATGGCTGCTGCTCAGGCGGAGGGGCGTTTATCTCAACTGATTCGGCGGTTGAGGCAGGATATTTTGGAAACCCTGGCTCACTTGGCGGTTAATGTAGACTATCCTGAGTACGATGCGGAACAAATGACTGCGGAACTGATGCAGGATCGCTTGCAAAAAGTAGAGACTGAAATCGACGCACTGTTGCGGACTGCTCGCCAGGGAAAAATTTATCGGGAAGGAATTGCCACGGTAATCGTAGGGCGACCCAATGTGGGGAAATCCTCTCTTCTGAATGCTCTGGCCCAGGAAAACAAAGCCATTGTTACCGATATACCCGGTACAACCCGGGATGTGATTGAGGAATACGTCAACGTACGGGGGATTCCTCTGCGATTGGTGGATACTGCGGGAATCCGGGAAACAGAAGACCTGGTGGAGCAAATCGGTGTAAAACGTTCTCACCAGGCTTTATCCGAAGCGGATTTGGTATTGCTCCTGCTTAACTTTGCTGAGCCTCTGGCTGAAGAAGATCGGAAGTTGCTAAAGGTGGCAAAGGAGCATACTTCAGTTGTTGTGGTGAATAAAACAGACTTGTCCCAAGCACTGGATATGGAGACAGTGAAAAGCCTGGCCGGGAATCTCCCTTTGATCCATACGTCATTGAAGGAAGAGTCCGGTTTGGATCAGCTGGAAGAAACAATCCTCGGTCTCTTTATGGAGGGGAAAGCGGCAGCAGCTGATGCCACGTATGTGACCAATACTCGCCATATTCATCTGTTGAAGAAGGCGAAAGATCATGTTCGTGACACCCTTACAGGAATTGAATCGGGAATGCCTTTGGATATGGCGGAAATTGATTTGAAAGAAGCCTGGCAGTCTCTGGGGGAGATCATCGGGGATGCTGTGGCGGAAGACTTGATCGATCAGATCTTTTCCCAGTTTTGTCTGGGTAAATAA
- the rsmG gene encoding 16S rRNA (guanine(527)-N(7))-methyltransferase RsmG — protein MDYGKWLQEQVKSWGMELTPEQLKQFALYYERLVQVNQKMNLTAITSEKDVYIKHFYDSLTLASQKWWGQVESVIDVGTGAGFPGVPLKIAFPRLRLVMVDSLKKRIGFLQDLTDELGLQHVETIHGRAEEVARQTRYRDQFDLATARAVARLNVLSEYCLPFVRPGGKFAAMKGPDAGTEVDEGKQAIEKLGGGSVESVHLMLPDEMGTRQIIIVSKSRSTPKRFPRKPGIPGRKPLA, from the coding sequence ATGGATTACGGAAAATGGTTGCAGGAGCAGGTGAAATCCTGGGGAATGGAATTAACCCCTGAGCAGCTGAAGCAATTCGCTTTATATTATGAACGACTGGTTCAGGTGAACCAGAAGATGAATCTAACAGCCATTACATCGGAGAAAGATGTATATATTAAACACTTCTATGACTCACTGACATTGGCGTCGCAGAAATGGTGGGGACAAGTTGAATCTGTCATCGATGTAGGAACGGGAGCTGGTTTTCCCGGGGTTCCGTTGAAGATTGCCTTTCCCCGTTTGCGGCTGGTGATGGTGGATTCTCTGAAAAAACGAATCGGTTTTTTACAGGACTTAACGGATGAGTTGGGTTTGCAACATGTCGAAACGATTCATGGACGAGCGGAAGAAGTAGCCCGGCAAACCCGATACAGAGACCAGTTTGATTTAGCTACAGCCCGTGCCGTCGCTCGTCTCAACGTATTGTCGGAGTATTGTTTGCCTTTTGTTCGCCCAGGAGGGAAATTTGCTGCGATGAAGGGACCGGATGCCGGCACAGAGGTCGACGAAGGGAAGCAGGCTATTGAAAAACTTGGTGGAGGTTCCGTTGAATCGGTTCATTTGATGCTCCCGGATGAGATGGGTACCCGTCAAATTATCATTGTATCCAAAAGTCGATCCACTCCAAAGAGATTTCCTCGAAAACCGGGTATCCCTGGCAGAAAACCATTGGCATAG